From a region of the Candidatus Hydrogenedentota bacterium genome:
- a CDS encoding LysR family transcriptional regulator gives MTLRDLEYFIALAETRHFGQAAERCHVTQPTLSMQIAKLEQELGTPLFERGKRRIGLTAAGRDILARAGSVLDGVHEIRELARGAARELAGPLYLGVIPTVGPYLLPHLLPELKAIYPNVKLYLREDMTRRLVEQLQQSALDAAILSLPLDAPDLDHAVFFREELVAGLPLDHPLARKKSLTVADLSDDPILLLEEGNCMRDQTLNLCRGAAPADPEGYRASSIESLRQMVSAGMGCTFLPKLSTIGPFAAASPIAIRPLRNPTPRRDIALVYRRTYPRAESLKALASALRERMQRTLKDSYTETL, from the coding sequence ATGACCCTCCGCGACCTCGAATACTTCATCGCCCTCGCCGAAACCCGCCACTTCGGCCAGGCCGCCGAACGCTGCCACGTCACGCAGCCAACCCTGAGCATGCAGATCGCCAAGCTCGAGCAGGAACTCGGCACACCCCTCTTCGAGCGCGGCAAGCGCCGGATCGGCCTCACCGCCGCCGGGCGCGACATCCTCGCGCGCGCCGGGAGCGTGCTCGACGGCGTCCACGAAATCCGCGAACTCGCGCGCGGAGCCGCACGGGAACTCGCCGGCCCACTCTACCTCGGTGTCATCCCCACCGTCGGCCCCTACCTCCTGCCCCACCTCCTGCCCGAACTCAAGGCCATCTACCCCAACGTCAAGCTCTACCTGCGCGAGGACATGACCCGGCGCCTCGTCGAGCAGCTCCAGCAATCCGCGCTCGACGCCGCCATTCTCTCGCTCCCCCTCGATGCGCCCGATCTCGATCACGCCGTGTTTTTCCGCGAAGAGCTCGTGGCCGGCCTCCCGCTCGATCACCCGCTCGCCCGGAAAAAGTCCCTGACCGTCGCGGATCTTTCGGACGACCCAATCCTCCTCCTCGAAGAAGGCAACTGCATGCGCGATCAAACCCTGAACCTCTGCCGCGGAGCCGCCCCCGCCGACCCGGAAGGCTACCGGGCATCAAGCATCGAATCGCTCCGGCAGATGGTCAGCGCGGGCATGGGCTGCACCTTCCTCCCGAAGCTCAGCACCATCGGCCCTTTCGCCGCCGCATCCCCCATCGCCATCCGCCCGCTGCGCAATCCAACGCCCCGCCGAGATATCGCCCTGGTTTACCGTAGGACCTATCCCAGGGCGGAAAGCCTCAAAGCGCTTGCCAGCGCGTTGCGTGAGCGAATGCAGCGAACCCTCAAAGACAGCTACACCGAAACCCTGTAG
- a CDS encoding sce7725 family protein, with amino-acid sequence MYRPYFRGKQFELIAIRERAGLFAECGFVPIIEPVKESIAGLTKTLDAIRDAEGRAILIVNPYHGDHSGGDAISTILREVYNKDDFVSAGVLLRSEMALNEALAVCKSHAAHDLTIIHAGFTDPKGLAAHLSAENVAVSEHIFIDKFTGHLYRRHFTGPTRILVGDGFERRRNADYPETEEFSELHVTYSELKMDGFGDFLIVGDDYSETGGPAYAVAIHLTFIDDEKDDVMYVYHFVSDTNDTPTDPAGKFAQALRKLVLKLDSGASKLYDTTAIEEFRALHDKGHFPGLGYVKKLSMIHHLETLATFLRLKPEGRE; translated from the coding sequence ATGTATCGACCTTACTTTCGCGGCAAACAATTCGAACTGATTGCGATACGTGAGCGGGCCGGGTTATTTGCCGAATGCGGATTTGTGCCAATTATAGAGCCAGTCAAGGAATCCATCGCCGGACTCACGAAGACTCTGGACGCAATTCGCGACGCGGAAGGGCGAGCGATCCTCATCGTGAACCCGTACCACGGTGACCATAGCGGCGGCGATGCAATTTCCACAATACTACGTGAGGTTTATAACAAGGACGATTTCGTATCCGCTGGCGTTCTATTGCGAAGCGAGATGGCGCTGAATGAGGCGCTTGCCGTCTGCAAATCTCATGCAGCACATGATTTGACCATCATACACGCGGGATTCACAGATCCGAAGGGGTTGGCTGCCCATCTCTCCGCAGAAAACGTGGCGGTATCAGAGCACATTTTCATCGACAAGTTCACGGGCCATCTCTACCGAAGGCATTTTACTGGCCCGACGCGAATTCTCGTCGGAGATGGATTCGAGCGCCGGCGCAACGCGGACTATCCCGAAACCGAGGAATTTTCCGAACTCCACGTGACATACTCCGAACTGAAAATGGATGGTTTTGGCGACTTTTTGATCGTTGGTGATGATTACTCGGAGACGGGCGGGCCAGCGTATGCGGTAGCGATTCACTTGACCTTCATCGACGATGAGAAAGATGACGTGATGTACGTCTACCATTTCGTCTCGGATACGAACGACACGCCGACCGATCCCGCGGGAAAGTTTGCCCAGGCACTTCGAAAGCTCGTCTTGAAGCTCGATTCAGGGGCCTCGAAGCTCTATGACACCACAGCAATCGAGGAATTCAGGGCATTGCATGACAAGGGACATTTTCCGGGCCTTGGCTACGTGAAGAAACTCTCGATGATTCATCATTTAGAGACTTTGGCGACTTTTCTGAGGCTCAAGCCTGAAGGACGGGAATGA
- the katG gene encoding catalase/peroxidase HPI produces MGGADPHTVTGSTANKYWWPNQLNLKMLHQNPPAGNPMGEEFDYAAAFKSLDLEALKKDMYALMTTSQPWWPADWGHYGPFFIRMAWHSAGTYRVSDGRGGAGSGTQRFAPLNSWPDNASLDKARRLLWPLKKKYGRKISWADLMLFAGHCALESMGLKTFGFAGGREDVWEPEEDIYWGPEGEWLADQRYSGDRELENPLAAVQMGLIYVNPEGPNGQPSVLAAARDIRETFARMAMNDYETVALIAGGHTFGKAHGAADPLKYVGPEPEGAPLEEMGLGWKNTYGSGHGSDTITSGLEGAWTPTPTQWDNSYFETLFGYEWDLVKSPAGAWQWTPTDPAAKDAVPDAHDPNKRSAPMMFTTDLALRLDPIYGPISRHFYENPDEFADAFAKAWYKLTHRDMGPVSRLLGPWVPEPQLWQDPVPDVDHALIDAQDIVGLKGKLLSSGLSIAQLVSTAWASASTFRGTDKRGGANGARLRLAPQKDWAANDPAELGNILQALEKVQSEFNGAQSGGKQVSLADLIVLGGCAAVEQAAKNAGHAITVPFTPGRTDATQDMTDTDSFAVLEPAADGFRNYYGKGVTRPAEELLLDRAHLLTLSAPEMTVLVGGLRALNANTGRSPLGVFTARPETLTNDFFVNLLDLDLEWKKSERCAHFYEGRDRATGEVKWTGTAVDLVFGSNSQLRALAEVYACDDAGEKFVREFVAAWDKVMNLDRFDIGG; encoded by the coding sequence ATGGGCGGGGCTGATCCGCATACCGTGACGGGGTCGACCGCGAACAAGTACTGGTGGCCAAATCAGCTGAATCTGAAGATGCTGCATCAAAACCCGCCCGCCGGGAACCCGATGGGCGAGGAATTCGATTATGCGGCGGCGTTCAAGTCGCTCGACCTGGAAGCGCTGAAGAAGGACATGTACGCGCTGATGACGACGTCGCAGCCGTGGTGGCCGGCGGACTGGGGGCACTACGGGCCGTTTTTCATCCGGATGGCGTGGCACAGCGCGGGGACGTACCGCGTCAGCGATGGCCGCGGTGGCGCGGGTTCGGGGACGCAGCGATTTGCGCCGCTGAACAGCTGGCCGGACAACGCGAGCCTGGACAAGGCGCGCCGGCTGCTCTGGCCCTTGAAGAAGAAATATGGCCGGAAGATCTCGTGGGCGGACCTGATGTTGTTTGCGGGCCACTGCGCGCTGGAGTCGATGGGCCTGAAGACGTTCGGGTTTGCGGGCGGTCGCGAGGACGTCTGGGAGCCCGAAGAGGACATCTACTGGGGCCCCGAGGGCGAGTGGCTTGCGGACCAGCGCTACAGCGGTGATCGCGAGCTGGAGAACCCGCTGGCGGCGGTGCAGATGGGCCTGATCTATGTGAATCCGGAGGGGCCGAACGGGCAGCCGAGCGTCCTGGCGGCGGCGCGCGACATCCGCGAGACGTTTGCGCGGATGGCGATGAACGACTACGAGACGGTGGCGCTGATCGCGGGCGGGCACACGTTTGGCAAGGCGCACGGCGCGGCGGATCCGCTGAAGTATGTGGGCCCCGAGCCCGAAGGCGCGCCGCTTGAGGAGATGGGCCTGGGCTGGAAGAACACGTACGGCTCGGGCCATGGCTCGGACACCATCACCAGCGGCCTCGAAGGCGCCTGGACGCCGACGCCGACCCAGTGGGACAACAGCTACTTCGAGACGCTGTTTGGCTACGAGTGGGACCTGGTTAAGAGTCCGGCGGGCGCGTGGCAGTGGACGCCGACGGATCCCGCCGCGAAGGACGCGGTTCCGGACGCGCACGACCCGAACAAGCGGAGCGCGCCGATGATGTTCACGACGGACCTGGCGCTCCGGCTGGACCCGATCTACGGTCCCATCTCGCGGCATTTCTACGAGAATCCGGACGAGTTCGCCGATGCGTTCGCCAAGGCGTGGTACAAGCTGACGCACCGCGATATGGGCCCCGTGTCGCGCCTGCTGGGCCCCTGGGTTCCCGAGCCGCAGCTCTGGCAGGATCCGGTCCCAGATGTGGATCACGCGCTCATCGACGCGCAGGACATCGTGGGCCTGAAGGGCAAGCTGCTTTCGTCGGGGCTGTCGATCGCGCAGTTGGTATCGACCGCGTGGGCGTCGGCTTCGACCTTCCGCGGCACGGACAAGCGCGGCGGCGCGAACGGCGCGCGCCTGCGCCTCGCCCCGCAGAAGGACTGGGCCGCAAACGATCCCGCGGAGCTCGGCAACATCCTGCAGGCGCTGGAGAAAGTGCAATCCGAGTTCAACGGCGCGCAGTCCGGCGGGAAGCAGGTTTCCCTTGCGGATCTGATTGTGCTGGGCGGCTGCGCGGCGGTGGAGCAGGCGGCGAAGAACGCGGGCCACGCCATCACGGTCCCGTTCACGCCGGGCCGCACGGACGCGACGCAGGACATGACGGACACCGATAGCTTTGCGGTGCTCGAGCCCGCCGCGGACGGGTTCCGCAATTACTATGGCAAGGGCGTGACGCGCCCGGCGGAGGAATTGCTGCTCGATCGCGCGCACCTGCTGACGTTGAGCGCGCCGGAGATGACGGTGCTGGTGGGCGGCCTGCGCGCGTTGAACGCAAACACGGGGCGGTCGCCCCTGGGCGTGTTTACGGCGCGGCCCGAGACCCTGACCAACGATTTCTTCGTGAATCTGCTGGACCTGGATCTGGAATGGAAGAAGTCGGAGCGCTGCGCGCATTTCTACGAGGGACGCGATCGCGCCACCGGCGAGGTGAAGTGGACCGGCACGGCGGTTGACCTGGTGTTTGGGTCAAACTCGCAGCTCCGCGCGCTCGCGGAAGTGTACGCGTGCGACGACGCCGGCGAGAAGTTCGTGCGGGAATTCGTGGCGGCCTGGGACAAGGTCATGAACCTGGACCGTTTCGATATTGGTGGGTAA
- a CDS encoding sce7726 family protein: protein MAGRNAILSAYELSALTRLFSSSVIQELARKGRSPLLRRLSSASRLALRCSTSARVRDLFETAFTILNSAGRRDEYIYRSALTHKVLLGKHSLRTAAMLSEFRVGNCRADAVILNGSSAAYEIKSERDSLFRLAQQVEQYRRVFASVNVIASDSHIGAISTVAPMDVGILRLNARYQISTEREAHVRPDGICPVAVFDSLRSDEAILILSGLGIEAPNLPNTQLRGAMRALFSDLEPVAVHQQMVETLKVTRDLTPLCELVERLPKSLHAAILSTPIRKADHKRLTDAVHTPLSEAEKWV, encoded by the coding sequence ATGGCGGGCAGAAACGCGATACTTAGCGCGTACGAACTGTCGGCGTTGACGCGCTTGTTTTCATCGTCCGTAATTCAGGAGTTAGCCCGAAAAGGCCGTTCGCCATTGTTGCGACGGCTGTCCTCCGCCTCTCGACTCGCGCTGCGCTGTTCTACCTCCGCACGCGTCCGTGATCTATTTGAGACTGCATTCACCATACTTAATTCCGCGGGCCGACGCGACGAGTACATTTACCGTTCCGCGCTCACTCACAAGGTGCTTTTGGGTAAGCATTCACTTCGAACCGCCGCGATGCTAAGCGAGTTCCGGGTCGGCAATTGCAGGGCCGATGCCGTCATTCTTAACGGCTCTTCCGCTGCCTATGAAATCAAATCCGAACGGGACTCACTATTTCGTCTTGCACAACAGGTTGAACAGTACCGGCGGGTTTTTGCATCGGTAAATGTAATTGCCAGCGATTCACATATTGGTGCAATTTCCACGGTGGCGCCAATGGATGTTGGTATCTTGCGCCTGAACGCTCGTTATCAGATATCGACGGAACGCGAGGCGCATGTCCGGCCTGATGGAATATGTCCAGTTGCTGTCTTTGATTCGCTGCGCTCCGACGAAGCGATACTGATTCTGAGCGGTCTTGGAATTGAGGCGCCCAACCTCCCCAATACTCAGCTCCGAGGCGCTATGCGAGCGCTCTTCAGCGATCTTGAGCCTGTCGCCGTGCACCAGCAAATGGTGGAAACGCTAAAGGTTACGCGTGACCTTACTCCGTTGTGCGAGCTTGTTGAGCGGCTGCCGAAATCTCTGCACGCCGCGATACTTTCCACCCCGATCCGGAAGGCTGACCACAAACGGTTGACGGACGCTGTGCACACACCGTTGAGCGAGGCGGAGAAATGGGTATAG
- a CDS encoding RES family NAD+ phosphorylase, with amino-acid sequence MLPKCCCPECFDDRGLREKIFPTLKPEFGTCSYCGSVKVQLVEPGALRNLFEILTNVYESDGEGKTLVEWMKEDWRLFPDDRLDVAHAKELLAEILDDGEIVRRSFSPSSAYRSVGLLQWDAFRDELMTRNRWFLDETLDIDRLRELLSHVLIRGLSDRWYRARVCKGGDDFPLSKMGAPPNQLASHGRANPAGIPYLYLGSDAVTAVAEVRPHTGDRVCVAEFEVPGVVAVDLRDPRKCVSPFFLAGADEIGQLRADLPLLERLGAELTRPVLPDSAAIDYIPSQYLCEFIKKCGFDGVVYGSSVSDGINLALFDPVRATPKSSEYYHVTKVAIETVRA; translated from the coding sequence ATGCTCCCGAAGTGCTGCTGCCCGGAGTGCTTCGATGATCGGGGGCTTCGCGAAAAAATATTTCCGACTTTGAAACCTGAATTTGGCACATGCAGCTATTGTGGGTCCGTGAAAGTGCAGTTGGTCGAACCAGGCGCTCTCCGCAATCTATTCGAGATTCTGACGAATGTTTATGAGTCAGATGGAGAAGGCAAGACGCTGGTTGAGTGGATGAAGGAAGACTGGCGGCTCTTTCCCGATGACCGCCTGGACGTAGCTCACGCGAAGGAGCTCCTGGCGGAAATATTGGACGATGGCGAGATTGTCCGGCGTTCGTTCAGTCCTTCATCGGCTTATCGGAGTGTGGGGCTGCTTCAGTGGGACGCGTTTCGCGACGAGCTGATGACCAGGAATCGCTGGTTTCTGGATGAGACTCTGGACATTGATCGTCTCCGCGAACTGCTTAGTCACGTATTAATCCGTGGGCTCTCGGACAGGTGGTACCGTGCCCGAGTTTGTAAAGGTGGCGACGATTTTCCGTTGAGCAAGATGGGCGCGCCGCCCAATCAGCTGGCCTCGCACGGGCGCGCGAATCCCGCCGGAATACCGTACCTCTACCTTGGCTCGGATGCGGTCACCGCCGTCGCGGAAGTGCGCCCTCACACGGGGGATAGAGTTTGTGTCGCGGAATTCGAAGTCCCAGGGGTGGTGGCCGTTGATCTTCGTGACCCCCGGAAATGTGTTTCGCCATTCTTCCTCGCAGGAGCGGACGAGATCGGCCAGCTGCGCGCAGACCTGCCCTTGTTGGAGCGGCTCGGCGCGGAGTTGACCCGACCAGTACTGCCGGACAGCGCGGCAATCGATTACATTCCGAGTCAATACCTGTGTGAGTTCATCAAGAAGTGTGGTTTCGACGGTGTTGTTTACGGTAGCTCGGTAAGTGACGGTATCAATCTTGCCTTGTTTGATCCTGTCAGAGCCACTCCCAAGTCGTCGGAATACTACCACGTGACGAAGGTTGCCATAGAGACTGTCAGGGCATAG
- a CDS encoding GAF domain-containing protein, translating into MQHGPSEDEQRRLRKLRELGILDTFPEKAYDDITFLAAQIAQTPMALITLLDADRQWFKSKVGIDIDETPRDHAFCARAILKPHELMVVRDASRDPRFAGNPFVTGPPSIRFYAGAPLVCDDGSALGTLCVIDVKPRTLSELQETALRVLARQVMAQIELREALAQVKRLRGMLPICTNCKKIRDDSGYWERVDTYVAQHSEAVFSHGICPECMESLYPEASEAMHRGERP; encoded by the coding sequence ATGCAGCATGGGCCTTCTGAAGACGAACAGCGCCGTTTGCGGAAGCTCCGGGAACTTGGAATACTGGATACGTTTCCCGAAAAGGCGTACGACGATATCACGTTTCTTGCGGCGCAGATCGCGCAGACGCCGATGGCGCTAATTACGTTGCTGGACGCGGATCGGCAGTGGTTCAAGTCGAAGGTGGGTATCGATATTGACGAGACGCCCCGGGACCACGCGTTCTGCGCCCGGGCGATACTCAAGCCGCACGAGCTGATGGTGGTGCGGGACGCGTCGCGGGATCCGCGTTTTGCGGGTAATCCGTTTGTGACGGGCCCGCCTTCGATCCGGTTTTACGCGGGGGCGCCGTTGGTCTGCGACGATGGTTCGGCGCTGGGGACGCTTTGCGTGATCGATGTGAAGCCGCGCACACTGAGCGAGTTGCAGGAGACGGCGCTGCGTGTGCTGGCGCGGCAGGTGATGGCGCAGATCGAGCTTCGCGAGGCGCTGGCGCAGGTGAAGCGCCTGCGGGGGATGTTGCCGATTTGCACGAACTGCAAGAAGATCCGCGACGATTCCGGGTACTGGGAGCGCGTTGACACGTATGTGGCGCAGCACTCCGAGGCGGTGTTCAGCCACGGCATTTGCCCCGAGTG